The following proteins come from a genomic window of Rattus norvegicus strain BN/NHsdMcwi chromosome 8, GRCr8, whole genome shotgun sequence:
- the Olr1271 gene encoding olfactory receptor Olr1271 isoform X1, producing MMGTGNHSAVVVFVLVGLTKQPELLLPLFFLFLVIYVLTVVGNLGMILLIIVSPLLHTPMYYFLSSLSFVDLCYSTVITPKMLVNFLGKKNFITYSECMAQFFFFAIFVVTEGYLLTVMAYDRYVAICRPLLYNVIMSSRICSLLVLVAFSLGLFSAVVHTSAMMNLSFCKSYIISHYFCDALPLLKLACSNTHLNELLIFIIGGLNTLVPTLAVAISYVFIFCSILRIRSSEGRSKAFGTCSSHLMAVGIFFGSITFMYLKPSSSNSLEQEKVSSVFYTTVIPMLNPLIYSLRNKDVKKALGRFSVRS from the coding sequence ATGATGGGCACTGGGAATCATTCTGCAGTAGTTGTGTTTGTCTTGGTGGGATTAACAAAGCAGCCTGAGCTCCTGTTGCCCCTGTTCTTCCTGTTCCTGGTCATCTATGTGTTGACAGTAGTGGGGAATCTGGGCATGATCCTGCTCATCATAGTCAGCCCACTACTGCACACTCCCATGTACTATTTCCTCAGCAGCTTATCCTTTGTTGATCTCTGCTATTCCACTGTCATTACACCCAAAATGCTGGTGAACTTCCTTGGGAAGAAAAATTTCATTACCTATTCGGAGTGCATGGcccagttctttttctttgcaatCTTTGTGGTCACTGAGGGCTACCTCCTGACTGTTATGGCAtatgatcgctatgtggccatctgcagaCCATTGCTCTATAATGTGATCATGTCCTCTAGAATCTGCTCACTGTTAGTGCTGGTTGCCTTCTCCCTAGGCCTTTTTTCTGCTGTGGTACACACAAGTGCTATGATGAATCTGAGCTTCTGTAAATCGTACATCATAAGCCATTACTTCTGTGATGCTCTTCCCCTCCTCAAACTCGCCTGTTCTAACACACATCTCAATGAGCTTCTCATATTTATCATTGGGGGGCTCAACACCTTGGTGCCCACCCTAGCAGTTGCCATCTCCTATGTCTTCATTTTCTGCAGCATCCTGCGCATCAGGTCATCAGAGGGCAGGTCTAAAGCATTTGGAACCTGCAGCTCTCATCTCATGGCTGTGGGGATCTTCTTTGGGTCTATCACCTTCATGTATTTAAAGCCTTCTTCAAGTAACTCTCTGGAGCAAGAGAAGGTGTCTTCTGTGTTCTATACCACAGTGATCCCCATGCTGAACCCATTAATATATAGTTTGAGGAACAAAGATGTGAAGAAAGCACTGGGCAGATTCTCAGTCAGGAGTTAA